The Lolium perenne isolate Kyuss_39 chromosome 6, Kyuss_2.0, whole genome shotgun sequence genome segment GGTGCCACGAATGTAGCGGAGGATCCGCTTGACCGCAGCCCAATGAGGATCCCGCGGAGCATGCATGTGAAGGCACACCTGCTGGACAGCGTACTGCAGCTCGGGGCGAGTTAAGGTGAGGTACTGCAGGGCACCGATGATGGAGCGATAAAATGACGCGTCTGTGGCCAACGAACCATCCGTGGCGGATAGCTTGGACTTCGTGTCGACAGGCGTGGCCGCGGGTTTGCAATTAAGCATACCGGCGCGGTCCAGGAGCTCGTGGGCGTACTTGCGCCGATGAAGGAAGAAGCCATCGGTGCGACGtacgacctcgatgccgaggaagtagtgcaggGGCCCCAAGTCCTTGAGGGCAAACTCAGCGCGAAGACGCTCAGTGATCTGTCGCAGGAGGTCCGTCGAGCTAGCCGTcaagatgatgtcgtcgacgtagagcaGCAGGTACGCGGTGGTGGTGCCATTGTTGTACACAAATAGCGGGGCATCAGAGCGGGTGGAGCGGAAGCCGAGTTGGTGAAGAAACTCTGCGAcgcgctggtaccaggcgcgtgGGGCCTGCTTGAGCCCATATAACGAGCGCGAGAGGAGGCACACATGGTCGGGGTGGGCGCTGTCGATGAATCCCGTGGGCTGCTGGCAGAAGACCTGCTCCTCGAGATGGCCGTGaaggaaggcgttggagacgtccatctggtgcacgggccacgcacgggagaccgcgagctgaaggacggtgcggatcgtcccgggcttgacaaccggggcgaacgtgtcggtgaagtcgacgccggcacgctggcgaaagccacgaaccacccaccgcgccttgtgacggtcgagagtaccgtccggatggaacttgtgcttgaagacccacttcccGGTGATGATGTTGGCGTGAGGGGGTCGGGGAACAAGTGTCCATGTCTGGTTCCGCTGCAGGGCATCGAACTCGTCCTGCATGGCCGCAAGCCACTGCGGGTCGCGGAGAGCAGCCCGGGCAGAGGCGGGCAGGGGCGATGGCGTGGATGGTGAAGGCGCGGAAGTCGACGCGGTGCAGACGTACTCGTCCGAGGGGTACCGCGTGCTCGGGACGCGAATCCCTGCACGGGCACGTGTGAGGGGCCCTgtggccggcggcggaggaggcggagccgGAGGCGAGGCGTCGCCCGGCGAAGACGGCGTGGCGCCCGAGCTGAGGCTCGAGGGAGACACAAGCGGCGTCGAGGCGGATGAACCCGGCGAAGGGGCGTCGCCCGGCGAAGACGGCGCGGCGCCCGAGCTGATGCTCGAGGGCGACGCAGGCAGCGTCGAGGCGGGCGTCGGCGTAGGTGTCGGCGCGGGTGTCGGCATGGGGTCACACGAGACATGGCTCGAGGGTGACCCAGAGGGTGGTGAGGCAGCGCCCGAGCCAGAGCTGAAGGGCGCGGCGGAGAACGACGAGGCAGTGCCCGAGTCCGAGCTCGAGGGCACTGCAGCCGGCGGACCTGCAGGGGGTCGACGCCGGGGACCATCAGTAGTCGAAGGAGGAGTGGCGACCACCTGACTCTGTGCAAAAGGAAAGCAatgctcatcaaagtacacatGTCGGGAGGTGATGACGCGGTGAGagactgatggggatatgcccatagggggtgggtcgccagtcccactcgccacaaGGACGAAGGCCCAGCAAAGACCGCGCCTAGCCGACTGGACCCGAAGGCGATTGGGCCGAAGACCCAAGGAGATGATCTGCTCGGCTGGATAAGAAGATTACTTGTAGAAGGGTGTTGTATCCCGGATTAATagcaactgatacgattcggggttatccccttgtaaccctaggccgggggtggatatataaacccccgggctaaacctgggtaaaaccttgcgtcccttgcacctcgacccttagatggcgatgttcccttgccctcgcatcaacgaagtgctaccccctgtagcatctgccgtggtcatatccacgacagtggcgcccaccgtggggcatgggacatcaagcctccgagctacggcgaggccctactcgccagtacGGTGGCCGGTcacttccggcaggatgatcgccaccggcaatttcttccacatccagccaagcacctaccggcccgcctcgtcacctctcaagcacgcctggatggtgccgatcggctcaatcaacctcttcgttgggctcgccggcgtcagcgacCCCACCGAGCCCCGCCCCGGTCAAtcgcacgaccccttcgcgccgggTCAACTCCTCACCGCCACTCGCCCAGTTACTGGCGAGGTGTACGCAGAGGCCGAGTCGGCCCTGGAGGACGACGCCGACTCGGCGGCCGTGACGCCGATCGCCAATCCCATCATCACCGCGCCAGCCGTCGACTCCGTCGACATCATCCCAGCCGCTGACTCCGGTATCGCGGCGTTCGACGATGACTCCATCGCCACGGCATCGttcaaagactccatctccttggTCTCTCACCTAAGCGACTTCGAGGATGACTCCGTCCTCcccctcttcggcagcgacttCGACTCGGACTCCGTCGAGGCCCCACGCTATCGCTACCCGACCGCCGTCTTCATGGAAGGAGGCGAGGAGGAGCCTCCggtcgacgccttcaccacccccctccctgcaacggccaccgcgaccgagatcgaggcgcaccgggcggccctcgaagagcagaggaaaaaggagctcgccgaatGGCAGAAATTTCGTCTCGAGCAAGACGAAGTGAGAGCGTATCTCACTATCGCCAGCAGCGCAATCGCCTGCGCATGGAGCGTGCCCGCGCGAACGACTTCCCCAGCGcgcgccttaacttcgacgatCCGGATGGAGAAATTCGGATCGCCCGAGTCCAGAACCCCGACgtcccggaaggaagtcgggccGCCGCCGATAGAGCGGCACACggagcaccgccaccaccaccacccgaagttcctcgggcgGAAGTTGACGCCAATGGCCTACCATTGCACTCATCTCCAGCCGACAACGTCGCGGCCGCCCAAGCCGTCCTCGCGAGGctccccgaaacgggagacggcgcgatcctcgtccagcacgccaaggccctggttgccaaggcattggagcaacaacacgccgccgccgactcgcaagggcgactttattcgcgcacatccgccagtcGCGTGGCGTCGTCGGGCGCGGCAAATCGCGCAgtcgtcaacgccaacaacggtccgccgccagcaccgcgtgCGGCCCACTCGACCAACAACCGAATCGAGCCGCGCCCTGCGCGAGTGATGGTCGCCGCCAACGGACAGCCCGTTGATGCGCGAACCCATATCGTCAACAatcaagaatggcgggcgcgaaaCCGGCTGAACGACCGCTACGCTGATGAAGCCCCGCGCCAAAGCGCGTTCACTCGAGTTGGCCCCGCCTGCTTCGGGCCAATGAtcagaggcgagccgtacccAGCTGGATTCAAGGGgccccgcgacatcgagaagtacgatacACATATCGACCCCACAGTCTGGATCGattcgtacgccatggcaatggggatccaagGCCACTCTGAGTTACTCGCGGCACGCTACTTGcctctcatgatggacggcgtcaatcgccactggttcaacaccctcaccgccAACAGCATCGATTCTTGGGAAGAAGCCCGTGCCGCATTTATCCAGCACTTTGCCAGCGTGTACACTCGCGCGACAACTatagaagacctggatcgctgtgtccagggcccgcgcgagtcgactcgtcggtgggtgcagcgctggcaAGACATGTGGACaacctccagcggcatcagcacggatacggcaatctactgcttccggcggtgctgccggtacgaaccgctaagcgccaagctccgtcgcgtcagcagagataacatctcaatctccgagctcttcgacatcgccacccgctacgccgacgaagaccctacagtcgactcggacgacgagtacggccAGCGACGGAATCGCCGCCCCGTTCACACGGAGCCCCGACGCGGCGACTACCGATTCAGCGGCCGATCTAACAACGGCAAACGTCGCGCCGACGGAGGACACAATGAGCTCGTCGCCAACATCgactacgagcagcgcgagccaaaatcctTCCGACGCGACAACCGTGCGCCACGGGTGGATCAGCCTCAGCCTAAGCGCTTtgacgcccgcagcctcctagacgcCCCGTGCATCTATCACAGCAGGGAGGGCAAGCCCTCAACGCACACGACGAGAAActgctactccctgaagcagatagagaaggcccgccgcgccaaggaaaacgacggcggcaatcagcacaaagaccgcgccaaggacccagaccagcacaagggagaaggcttcggtcgcagcgccggctcgctccacaccttcaccggggtcggcgatcgtcgggacaggaaggtcctcgcaagggcagtggcaGTACACGCGGTCATCCTTGACGTACAccggtggctcaactggtccgagcagagcattacctggagccgcgaagaccacgcccccgcatcgagtaccccggccgagtggcgctggtcgtcaggcccaaggtagccgactactggctgccgaaaaccctgatggacggaggaagctccatcaacatcctgtattacgaaaccttccagcgactcggtttaccagactcacgcctcgagaacaccaaggttacgttccattgcatcgtccccgggcggaaggccttcccgattGGCAAGGTTACGttgccagtcaccttcggcacgcccgtgaactaccgcaccgagcggataacattcgaggtggtgaacttccgcaGCTCCTACCATTGCGTGCTCGGCCGGCAGGCGTTCGCCCGGTTCATGGCGGCACCTCATTACacatacaacatgatgaagatgccagggcctcgtggcgtcatcaccgtccacggcgaCCCGGAGATGGCACTGGAGTGCGAGGACGTCAGCGCCAAGCTTGCCGACGTCGTCATtgccgacgaacaagacaactccgccgagctcgccaagtacccagtcgatcgcaacgaccccgccatcctggagaaaccaaccgagctcgactcgtccgccGCAACTTTCAAGCCTGCAACCGAcactcgccaagtagatcttgtagaggaTGATCCAAGTAGGAaaattaccattgggacgggcctgtccgcccaataggaaagcgcgctcatcaagttcctccgtgagaatcgagatatctttgcatggaaaccgtctgacatgccgggtgtcccgagagaacttgcggagcacaaattacacgtcgacccctccgcacgccccgttaggcaggcaatgcgccccGTAGGAGAAGAGCGACGGCGtgcaatcgccgaagaagtgaACCGACTGCTCGCTGCCGGTTTCATCATTGAAATCAAGCACCCCaagtggctggcaaacccagtcctggtgctaaagaagaacaagacatggcgaatgtgtatcgattacaccagcctcaatagcgcatgccccaaggacccattcgtcctaccgcgaatcgaccagattatcgacgcggtcgccgggtccgagtcgctgTGCTTCCTCGATGCTTAttccgggtacaatcaaataaagatggccaaggaagaccaagagaagacagcATTCATCACGCCCTTGGGTGCCTACTTCTACAcatccatgaccttcggcctcaaaaACGCCGGAGCGACATACcaacggtgcatgaacagcttcctggaaagccaaatcggccgcaacgtacatgtctacatcgacgacgtggtagtcaagtcgactCACCAGGCCGACCTCATCACTGACCTCGCTGAgacattcgccaacttacggcgatacaagatcaagctcaatcctctgaagtgcaccttcggggtcccTTCTGGACAGCTGCtcggctacgtcgtctccaaacgAGGCATCGAGCCCAACCCAGAGAAGACACTGGCGGTCATGAGAACCAAGCAACCAACCTGCCTGGTCGATGCACAAAaactcgccggccgggtcgcagccctcagtcgcttcatacccgGCTCGGtgacaaggccatgccactctacCGCCTGCTCAAGAAGTCAGAATCATTCAGGTGGACAGAAGAAGCGCAACGGGCTCTGGAAGAGCTCCAACACGCCCTTCAGAACGCCCCTATCCTCGTGGCCCCGCTACCGAAAGAGACTATGCTATTATAtgtcgccgcgtcgaaccgcgcgataagcgcggtcatggtcgtcgaacgcAAGGAAGAAGGGAAGGAGCAACTGGTACagcgcccggtctactacatcagcgaagcccTAATTGAATCCAAGCAACGGTACCCGCATTATCAAAAGCTGGTGTACACAGTCCTCAGGGCCCAGAGGCGACTGGCCCcctacttccacgagcaccccatcaaggtagtcgcctcaacaccactcgccgacatcatccgtaaccgcgatgcaactggccggatcgccaagtgggcagtcgaacttggcgtccacaacatcacctacgagtcgcgccacgccatcaagtctcaggcactcgccgacttcctcgccgattGGGAAGAGGCCCAACAACCGagctcccccgcggacctcaagcattggacactgcacttcgacggttcCAAGAACCTCGAGGGGGCAGGCGCGGGAGTCATCCTCACATCGCCAAAAGGCGACACCGTGAAATACGTCCTGCAACTCAGGttcgagccctgcaccaacaacatggctgaatacgaggcgctcctacacggcatgcgagtagcaaaagagatgggcgcaacacggctgcgctgtCTCGGTGATTCCGACCTGGTCGCCAGCCAgacttccggcacctgcgacgccaccgacgccaacatgatTGCATACAAGCGCGCGGTCGATCGAGCCGGCGCTAGCTTCGCCGGCCACGTCATCGAAtgggtcgacaggcgcaagaaTGAGGAAGCTGATGCGCTAGCCAGActcgggtccaagcgactccaaCCTCCTCCAGGTGTCGTCCTGGatatcctcagccacccctcggtgcgcgcacctCGCGAGCTGGACATTGCTGAACCTCCCGCTCCCGACTCCACCCTAGTCGCACTCGCCTCCGACAGCGTCGACTGGACGGAGCCATACCTGAGCTACCTCGAACGCCAGATACTGCCAATGGACGAAGCCAAAGCACGAGCTATCCTACGCAGGTGCAAGTCTTTCACCATTATCAATAAAGAGCTATACAAGCGCAgcgtctcgggagtgttccagCGATGCGTCGCCACCGACGAAGGGCGCAAAATCCTGtgcgacatccacgcaggggactgcggccaccacgcaggcgcgcgttCCATAGTCGCCAAAGCTTTCCGTCACGGCTTCTATTGGCCGACAGCCCATGAAGATGCAATCGCGCTCGTCCGCTCGTGCGCCGGATGCCAAAAGTatgcaagccagtcgcacatgccggGATCAGCACTGAAGACCATCCCCTTACCTGGCCATTCGCCGTCTGGGGTCTGGACATGGTAGGgaaattcaaaacggcccccggcggGTACACTCACCTCCTGGTCgcggtggacaaattcaccaaatgggtagaagcaaaacccatcaagaagtgcgacggaaagacagccacaaagttcctacgcgagcttatctatcgatatggctaccctcacagcatcataaccgacaatggcaccaatttcgccaaaggggagatggccgacttctgcgaggaaaaaggcatccgactcgacctcgcgttagtcgcacaccccgagtcgaacggccaagcagaaagagcgaaccagagcatcctccacggactcaagccgcgcctggtcgtgcccctggaacgcgcagccggttgctgggcagaCGAGCTCCCCTCAGTGttgtggggcatccgcacaacaccAAAAAGATcgaccggcttcacgcctttcttcctgtTATATGGCGCCGAGGCAGTCATGCCCACGGatatcgcctacgactcgccacGGGTCGCTaactacgccgaagaagacaacgagcgagctcgccaagatgacatcgacctccttgacgaggctagggacctcgcactctccaggaccgccatctaccagcaagatctccgccgctaccacagccgtcgcgttcggagtcgctccttccaagtcggaGATCTCGTGCTCCGGCTAATTCAAgacaagaaaggcatgcacaagctatccccgccttgggaaggaccattcgccatcagccgcgtactcggcaacgactcctactacctcacagacgtccgcaaggacgacaaaggcgaaccgctcacccgagaggtggagcgcccctggaacgtCAACCTCCTCCGACGGTTTTACACTTAAGGAAAATGTGTAACCCACAAATTCAGAGATTAATCAAAGTCGCCGATTGCATCAATCTCCAACTCCGATTGCCTCTCCATCACCCGCTAGCTATCTGCATCTCTCATCTCGGTAAACACCGGCCCAATCGCCATGCCAAGCGACTTGGTACTGAGAGACCTtcggtcgccgctgctggaagagtgaagtccacgatcggccaatTAGCCGGGCTAACAAGGGCACGACGGGTCTCCCgggcgcaacaccaggcccggtTACCTACCACCTCTTACGCCGTCaggtgaaaacggcgactggaacccacagcagggtCGCATGCCCGACCAGCCCCCCGGGCCACGGCGATCGTCTCGTGCTACGCTATACATaacaccaatgccctcctctaccttaggctggtgacttgaatggccaagtacttcgaccagggaccccgcaaaacggacccgcggctcgccaaggaacaacgcccgcaagaaccccctttggagtcgcctagcgactggctcacctagccacgacgagtggcgcgctacatacAAACAGCGCAACTATAAACCAACccgctactccacccatgaggctacTATTCGCACTATaatgactacgtactgcgactggggacgcccagctcgacaaggaaaacagtcaagtcgatagccttcatcggggtcgcaTGGCGACTGGCCTGTTGGCCATGGAGAGTCAGACCCAACTCCAATAGGAAAACATCACCGTCACACTCACATAATTCAAAAGCGGTCACCAAGTTATACTTAAGCAAAAAATGACACTTtatttacaactaacacccgcTCGCGGGAATTTGAGCTACATCATCCACAGGGGTCCAAGAATCTACTGCGACGGCCCCGGAGCTT includes the following:
- the LOC139832478 gene encoding uncharacterized protein, whose amino-acid sequence is MGATRLRCLGDSDLVASQTSGTCDATDANMIAYKRAVDRAGASFAGHVIEWVDRRKNEEADALARLGSKRLQPPPGVVLDILSHPSVRAPRELDIAEPPAPDSTLVALASDSVDWTEPYLSYLERQILPMDEAKARAILRRCKSFTIINKELYKRSVSGVFQRCVATDEGRKILCDIHAGDCGHHAGARSIVAKAFRHGFYWPTAHEDAIALVRSCAGCQKYASQSHMPGSALKTIPLPGHSPSGVWTW